AGAGAGTTTTACGTAACTCCTCGTCATTCCTACGAAAGTAGGAATCCAATTCCGATAAAAGTGAAAAATGAGACTAAGAGTCAGCACCAATGCCTTTACCAGAAAAGAAACGCGGTAAACCTAAAAAAGGTAAGTCATATCTTTTGCTAGAACGATTAGATATTAAACGCGATCAAGTTTTGGCGTTTTTGACTAACTTCCAGATACCGTTTAGCAATAATCAAGGTGAACAAGATATTCGTATGGTGAAGACGCAACAAAAAATCTCTGGGACGTTTCGTAGTTGGCTAGGCGCCAAGCAATTTTGCAATATTCGAAGCTATATATCGACTGCGAGAAAATACCAAATGATAGCATTTCAAGCATTGTGGGATGCGTTTATGGGCAAAGCACTCATGCCTACTTCGCCGTAGCTTTTATTAGGGGGGTGAGTAGTTATAAAATTTTAAAGCATTATTTTGCCAATCTTTATCCTTAAAAAGTAAAACATTAATGTAATGCTTTACTAGTTGCCTTTACTTTATTTATGGATTATCCTTTATATAATGAGACAGTCAGCAAAGTTATCCTCTAAAAACCAGATTACCATCCCAACGTGGGCAATGAAAAAGCTTGGTATAAAAACAGGCTCTCGCGTAGCACTGCGAGCTGAAGGTGAAAGGCTAATCCTCGAACGGATGGATATCGGCATTGCTCCTTTGCGCGGCTCATTGCGCGAAGTATATGGTGATCCAGACCAATATATCGAAGCTTTGCGTGGTGAATGGGAACAATAGAGCTAGAAAGAGCACTTGCTGGTCATAGCCGCGTGGCAGTCGATACTGCACCGCTCATCTACTTTTTGGTAGATGCCGCGGGGCGAGCGTCAATCGCGGAGAAACTGCTACAATTGGGTGCTTCCGGTACGCTCCAGCTTGTAGTGTCGGTGCTTACCGAAGCCGAATTGTTGGTGGCGCCACTTCGAGCTCAAGACGCTACGAGTACGCAAACGGTCCGAGCACTTATTGATGGTCCGGCAGGTTTTAAAGTGATTGCAGTCGAGCGCGAGATTGCTTACCGTGCTGCAGAATTACGTGCCCGGCATGGGTTTAAGCTTCCTGATGCAATTACGGCGGCAAGCGCCATCGAGTCAGGTTGCACAATTCTAGTTGGCAATGACAGGGTGTTCAAGCGACTCGATAGCAGTATTGTTTACTTGCATCTCGACGAGTTTATATAAACTACTACATATCAACCAACCTAGCCCCAAGTGTTTTGGTTTCGCAAAAGAGTGACGAGGAAAAAGCT
This genomic interval from Deltaproteobacteria bacterium contains the following:
- a CDS encoding transposase, with product MPLPEKKRGKPKKGKSYLLLERLDIKRDQVLAFLTNFQIPFSNNQGEQDIRMVKTQQKISGTFRSWLGAKQFCNIRSYISTARKYQMIAFQALWDAFMGKALMPTSP
- a CDS encoding PIN domain-containing protein; translated protein: MAVDTAPLIYFLVDAAGRASIAEKLLQLGASGTLQLVVSVLTEAELLVAPLRAQDATSTQTVRALIDGPAGFKVIAVEREIAYRAAELRARHGFKLPDAITAASAIESGCTILVGNDRVFKRLDSSIVYLHLDEFI
- a CDS encoding AbrB/MazE/SpoVT family DNA-binding domain-containing protein — protein: MRQSAKLSSKNQITIPTWAMKKLGIKTGSRVALRAEGERLILERMDIGIAPLRGSLREVYGDPDQYIEALRGEWEQ